A single window of Grus americana isolate bGruAme1 chromosome 10, bGruAme1.mat, whole genome shotgun sequence DNA harbors:
- the AEN gene encoding apoptosis-enhancing nuclease isoform X1, whose amino-acid sequence MGKQGAWPRRDLPGHVSAAASGRDTWEPRRVRPGSAGMPPGKGQMSPLLPTPQGTHCPTTGGCAQPPEGPGMPQGYSKKKSRKHQRFMERRALLEQKGLLSPRRRLGSQAPMAGLEARSTLTKAGSTMTSRCRKVPKSKQVVSPSLSPSASPDSIARHHSVLLSQGNSSSKGVRMSSPLLRPGKYVAIDCEMVGTGPQGRLSELARCSVVNYEGDVIYDKYVQPELPIVDYRTRWSGITKQHMKCAIPFKTAQAEILKILKDKIVVGHAIHNDFQALKYFHPKDRTRDTSRIPVLNQRAGLPGRANVSLKSLARHLLQKKIQVDCKGHSSVEDAQTAMELYRLVEVQWETELARSLPPRPPSPVTDPTTDSSQYMDDQYWPTDLMASGL is encoded by the exons ATGGGAAAGCAGGGGGCGTGGCCACGACGGGACTTGCCCGGGCATGTGAGCGCGGCGGCTTCCGGGCGAGACACGTGGGAGCCGCGGCGTGTGCGGCCGGGCAGCG CAGGGATGCCTCCTGGCAAAGGGCAGATGTCTCCGCTGCTGCCCACCCCGCAGGGCACCCATTGCCCCACCACGGGGGGCTGCGCCCAGCCCCCAGAGGGTCCCGGCATGCCGCAGGGTTACAGCAAGAAGAAGAGCCGCAAGCACCAGCGGTTCATGGAGCGCCGGGcgctgctggagcagaagggGCTGCTGAGCCCTCGCAGACGTCTGGGCAGCCAGGCCCccatggcagggctggaggcacGCAGCACCCTCACCAAGGCGGGCAGCACCATGACGTCACGCTGCAGGAAGGTCCCCAAGTCCAAACAGGTTGTCTCACCATCTCTGTCCCCATCCGCCTCTCCGGACAGCATAGCCAGGCATCACTCCGTGCTGCTGTCCCAGGGAAACAGCAGCTCCAAGGGGGTGAGGATGTCCTCCCCACTCCTGCGCCCAGGCAAGTACGTGGCCATTGACTGTGAGATGGTGGGCACTGGTCCTCAGGGCAGGCTGAGCGAGCTGGCGCGGTGCTCCGTGGTGAACTACGAGGGAGACGTCATCTATGACAAGTATGTCCAGCCTGAGCTCCCCATCGTGGACTACCGGACGCGCTGGAGTGGCATCACCAAGCAGCACATGAAGTGTGCAATTCCTTTCAAGACTGCCCAGGCGGAG ATCCTGAAGATCTTGAAAGACAAGATTGTGGTAGGACACGCCATCCACAATGACTTCCAAGCCCTGAAGTACTTCCACCCGAAAGACAGGACCCGAGACACCAGCCGGATCCCCGTGCTGAACcagagggcagggctgcctggcaGGGCCAACGTCTCACTCAAGAGCTTGGCCAGGCACCTGCTCCAGAAAAAGATCCAG GTCGACTGCAAAGGACACTCATCGGTGGAGGATGCTCAGACAGCCATGGAGCTGTACAGACTGGTGGAGGTGCAATGGGAGACAGAGCTGGCCCGTAGTctgcccccccggccccccagccctgtcACAGACCCCACCACAGACAGCAGCCAGTACATGGATGACCAGTACTGGCCCACAGACCTGATGGCAAGTGGCCTGTGA
- the AEN gene encoding apoptosis-enhancing nuclease isoform X2: MGKQGAWPRRDLPGHVSAAASGRDTWEPRRVRPGSGMPPGKGQMSPLLPTPQGTHCPTTGGCAQPPEGPGMPQGYSKKKSRKHQRFMERRALLEQKGLLSPRRRLGSQAPMAGLEARSTLTKAGSTMTSRCRKVPKSKQVVSPSLSPSASPDSIARHHSVLLSQGNSSSKGVRMSSPLLRPGKYVAIDCEMVGTGPQGRLSELARCSVVNYEGDVIYDKYVQPELPIVDYRTRWSGITKQHMKCAIPFKTAQAEILKILKDKIVVGHAIHNDFQALKYFHPKDRTRDTSRIPVLNQRAGLPGRANVSLKSLARHLLQKKIQVDCKGHSSVEDAQTAMELYRLVEVQWETELARSLPPRPPSPVTDPTTDSSQYMDDQYWPTDLMASGL; the protein is encoded by the exons ATGGGAAAGCAGGGGGCGTGGCCACGACGGGACTTGCCCGGGCATGTGAGCGCGGCGGCTTCCGGGCGAGACACGTGGGAGCCGCGGCGTGTGCGGCCGGGCAGCG GGATGCCTCCTGGCAAAGGGCAGATGTCTCCGCTGCTGCCCACCCCGCAGGGCACCCATTGCCCCACCACGGGGGGCTGCGCCCAGCCCCCAGAGGGTCCCGGCATGCCGCAGGGTTACAGCAAGAAGAAGAGCCGCAAGCACCAGCGGTTCATGGAGCGCCGGGcgctgctggagcagaagggGCTGCTGAGCCCTCGCAGACGTCTGGGCAGCCAGGCCCccatggcagggctggaggcacGCAGCACCCTCACCAAGGCGGGCAGCACCATGACGTCACGCTGCAGGAAGGTCCCCAAGTCCAAACAGGTTGTCTCACCATCTCTGTCCCCATCCGCCTCTCCGGACAGCATAGCCAGGCATCACTCCGTGCTGCTGTCCCAGGGAAACAGCAGCTCCAAGGGGGTGAGGATGTCCTCCCCACTCCTGCGCCCAGGCAAGTACGTGGCCATTGACTGTGAGATGGTGGGCACTGGTCCTCAGGGCAGGCTGAGCGAGCTGGCGCGGTGCTCCGTGGTGAACTACGAGGGAGACGTCATCTATGACAAGTATGTCCAGCCTGAGCTCCCCATCGTGGACTACCGGACGCGCTGGAGTGGCATCACCAAGCAGCACATGAAGTGTGCAATTCCTTTCAAGACTGCCCAGGCGGAG ATCCTGAAGATCTTGAAAGACAAGATTGTGGTAGGACACGCCATCCACAATGACTTCCAAGCCCTGAAGTACTTCCACCCGAAAGACAGGACCCGAGACACCAGCCGGATCCCCGTGCTGAACcagagggcagggctgcctggcaGGGCCAACGTCTCACTCAAGAGCTTGGCCAGGCACCTGCTCCAGAAAAAGATCCAG GTCGACTGCAAAGGACACTCATCGGTGGAGGATGCTCAGACAGCCATGGAGCTGTACAGACTGGTGGAGGTGCAATGGGAGACAGAGCTGGCCCGTAGTctgcccccccggccccccagccctgtcACAGACCCCACCACAGACAGCAGCCAGTACATGGATGACCAGTACTGGCCCACAGACCTGATGGCAAGTGGCCTGTGA